In Plasmodium relictum strain SGS1 genome assembly, chromosome: 7, the genomic stretch ttaaataaaaaaaaaaaaaaataaagttttcataatataaaataaaatttttgtataGTTGCAATTACGtactattaatatttttatatttacaaaacTCGTTTATACTAGTCATAcaaacatttttataatatataggCTTTTTTATGTTCACTTTTTCAATAACAAAATTCCATGGAACTTCAATATGCTTATTTAAAagctacaaaaaaaaaaaaaaataaataaaataaaataataaaataaataaaattaaaatataataaaaataaagatgaaaTCAATTACATAATACACATTTAATTAGTTAATTTTCATGTATTAGTACTatatcatatataaatattggCAAAGATGCTTTATCACTGTACTGTATATTATTATGACAAAATGTACCTAAATCaattagaattaaaaaaaaatataataaaataaaacttaatatatatatacattaaaatACCAATAAAAGGGTTAAATTTATCACTAAGTGGTAAAgcaattaaataaaattcatttttaccATTTCccaaatttaaattatttatatcatttagaTATGTTAAAAgctataaattaaaaaacaataaaaaatattttataaaataataaaaaattaattttgatacatttcttaaattttaattttaactttAGTTTTATAGGCAGCTTTAATCgtgtaattttttattttagttaAGATATTTGAATattgcttttttttaatagttcTTTTGTTTGTTAAGAAATACGAAATATTATTCTTTGTTACATATTTTGAGTAAATACTAATGtctactaaaaaaaaaaaattttttttaaatattaaattttagaaaaaaataaaaatattttaagtaaatttttttatgatatatcttttttttattctattttattttttttttctaataaatactgagtgtaaataaaattattaaaagaatactTAAGATAATTTTAACCATCTTATATTATTGTATATTTTgccacttttttttttattccctctttttttaaaatagtttCATTGTGttgaaatataatatttaaaggaatttttatagaattgttttaatttaatGAGTAACtagatatgaaaaaaaaaaaaaagaaatagatgcaataatttaaaagaaaaaaaaatatattcgtTAGTGTTCTACTAAAATAatacttcaaaaaaaaaaaattttaaatcaacttttttttttgtgaaatatgataaaataaaaaatgaatacgAAAGGAACATGTAttttaaattcataaaaggaaataaaaaataaaagcactccgtatttattttaattttacatattATCAATTTCAATATAATTTAAgcacttaaattttttttttgtatatagtTTCCTTTTAgtgttttataattattatacttTTAACTACTATCTATTCAACAAATAACACCTAAtgtttatgaaaatatagttaaaataaattaatttcaagtataaaaaaaaaaatttttttaacatttttttttttttcattttagcTTTTTATTGTAGTTCATATTTCTTATAATGTTTTAAGATTTATAAAATTCCTTAGTATAATTtgcataaaatatattttaaaacacACTGTACAATGTATTATATTTCACTTtatattatgaaatatttttctttagtaaattttttatatatttcttagtTTTTTTCATTGTAAAATGTTATATGGATACTAAAATTGTTTAAATTCtagtatattttaaaaattcaaaaatgaATTACAAAACGGGAattaaaaagcaaaaaaatatatagaaatttatttaaaaaaaaaagaggggaaaaaaaattatatatttcaaatattaaaaattcgGTAACTCAAAAATtccatatttaaaatataactttTAATTTCACAAAGAAGCAAATATTCCAATTAAGCAAATTAGAAAAAgcataaaaacatatatctatatatatagagataaacaaataatttaCAAATTCAAAAGCTAAAATAAGTAAATTAcatgttaataaaataagacaatttttaaaaaaataaaaaaaaaatataaaaaataacattatataataaatgagATGAAAGTTTATACATAGAAAAAAgagttatattttatttaaattagtaaataaaaatgatactATAGAAATTTATGTTGAATAtagtttaaaaattttaaaatttacaaaaaatcatttaaataaaaacttaaatGCCCATAGTGTTAGTTTTATCAACTCgtcaataatattaattaacaatgataaaaagatatatgaataataacttagagaatatgaaaaaagtaaGAAGTATCAACTATAATattagaaatagaaaaaggtATGTTAAAAGAAgcataaataatgataaaatttataataatgccttaaataatgaaagaaTTAATATGAACTATATTATAATCTTTACTTCAATATATAACACCAAATTTTAGTTATATtatgaatttatatatatgtgaagacaaaataaaattgcaATTTATAAtagtgataataaaaaaatattaacattGATGAAACAAGTttagaaaaaagaattaataatttttatatgaaatgtatttaataaatatatgaaatattcaaagaaaaaattaaagaatttaaaaaaaaaaagtaaaaaggaaaattataTTGGCATAATGAGTTTTATAGAATAGAAATGAatacaattttaaaaaatgtaaattaaaaaaagtgagtattttttatttataaaagataagaataaagataaaataaaagttgtATGAGGACACAAAATCATCGTATTAAAgctgaaaatatataaagcaCTAGCAAAATATGCAATAATAATTAcgcatataataaaaagggTATTATTTATggtgaaaaattataaatcttcttatagtaaaaataattacaaaaaatgctaatggaaaaaattaaattcatataatttaataggaaattattatcatttttacaaTCAGCACAACTGCAATtatatgataaatttttataattatcaaaaaaataaaaaatttaatatcaCTGAATGTAGCAATTTAGTACAACTTTACAATAATTCTGATTATTTAGCAATAAAGGAAATCATcacatcatttttttttaatttttttaaaataaatgtttCTATAATAAAACTAATAAAAGTACAACAATCAAATAAAGTTTGACAAagttttatatcatttaaaaaaaataatatagttaaatatatgtaattgTAAAAATTAACTACTCTctctaaatatatatatatattccttttagattttaattatttttttgtgattatagaaaatatatttttaactcTATTGTTCCATTTAAATGTAAATTGCacacttaaaatttttaattgttcattaataaaaaaggtaTATATCCaacaataaatatatgaatatttgtTATATAAGTTAAATATGTAACTAAGATTACatgaaaatatatcataTAGATTTCTTAAGTCTATATGTATATTtgatcatttaaaatatttcttatgaatttacaaaaaaaaaaagaatgtgGGATTAATCAAgtacataaaaataactctttttatgtattaaatGATGCTAAAGAGTTaaagaatatttatataaacaatTTCAAAATGccacaaaaaaattatgctaCAAAAAttctgaaaaaaattaaaatatattaataatactaaAATAGGtttatttgtaattttataaaaaaatattaaaaataactttattaagTATATAGAGATTTCGTATgtgtataatatataaaaaaggattaaagaaaaatatatatgctaaatgacaaaatatatatatacatatacagTACAAGCATagtataaagaaaattaatgcaaaaatatatacattatcGTAACAATAAGAATAATTGATAATTTCTGGGAATCATAAAAAGATAGTTATCAAAACAAAAATGGAATaatacttttaatttattctacataatttattttaaattctgtaaaaaaagttatagaAAAATTCTATAGTTTTCTAATaatattatgataaaaaattcaGTAAAACTCatagaaaaggaaaaaagaaaaaaataaattgtaaTATATAGTAAAAAGTTTATAGACAATAAATTCATTAATCTCATTAAAGAATgcttaatttattattattttattttattttatttttctagatttaaaaaattctttttatttcaaattaaatttatttgaataacaatgaaaaatttatcagataaaattaatttttataatacaaattTAAGAagagataaatatatatacaatctttttttaaatgtatttttacttttttagttttgattttctaaattatatattttttccaaattaataatttttcgacttttataaaaatatttcatttttttttttatttaattgtGTA encodes the following:
- the UFD1 gene encoding ubiquitin fusion degradation protein 1, putative, whose protein sequence is MVKIILSILLIILFTLIDISIYSKYVTKNNISYFLTNKRTIKKKQYSNILTKIKNYTIKAAYKTKLLTYLNDINNLNLGNGKNEFYLIALPLSDKFNPFIGTFCHNNIQYSDKASLPIFIYDILLNKHIEVPWNFVIEKVNIKKPIYYKNVCMTSINEFCKYKNINKLDRVFINVLDFKSKKNFIFLPSWIMKTLNLNCFDIVRLRFVKLETCFSVVLQPHDKKFFELREPKKILEEKLRYYSCLTKNSTICINHDNFVYYFDVIRIDSENKKNVEVASIQDTNVIFDFVKEKYEK